A region of Hoplias malabaricus isolate fHopMal1 chromosome 12, fHopMal1.hap1, whole genome shotgun sequence DNA encodes the following proteins:
- the LOC136710446 gene encoding uncharacterized protein yields MEQNKKKKKSKKKNNHKKKKKKKKKDKNNKKNIKKNKKKKNVKKMYKRNKKKEKKKKNKKKRNKKKDKHNIKNIKKNKKKNKNNKKKDIKKKYKRNKRKKKIKKNKKMNKNNIKKNKKKMNKRNNKKKKKNNKEHQKEQKEEQEQQKEEHQEEEQEEQEEEEEDKDKEDEGTN; encoded by the exons ATGGAGCAA aacaagaagaagaagaagagcaaAAAGAAGAACAAccacaagaagaagaagaagaagaagaagaaggacaagaacaacaaaaagaacatcaaaaagaacaaaaagaagaagaacgTCAAGAAGATGTACAAGAGGaacaagaagaaagagaagaaaaagaagaacaaaaagaAGAGGAACAAAAAGAAGGACAAGCACAACATAAAGAACatcaaaaagaacaaaaagaagAACAAGAACAACAAAAAGAAGGACATCAAGAAGAAGTACAAGAGGaacaagaggaagaagaaaatcaagaagaacaaaaaaatgaacaaaaacaacatcaagAAGAACAAAAAGAAGATGAACAAGAGGAacaacaagaagaagaagaagaacaacaaagaacatcaaaaagaacaaaaagaagaacaagaacaacaaaaagaagaacatcaagaagaagaacaagaggaacaagaagaagaagaagaagacaaagacaaagaagaCGAAGGCACAAATTAG